The following coding sequences lie in one Fusarium poae strain DAOMC 252244 chromosome 1, whole genome shotgun sequence genomic window:
- a CDS encoding hypothetical protein (SECRETED:SignalP(1-21)), translated as MFKNPLLPLWYLLIQYLQKASIPSPGAAPKSSGSVCGTSTREARASCWSVHIFLESFPDGNHLTAPFPPLLSIPLGLVYQDCIICFAIIHKTAAVATIANEQVLSTRPAIPLTRRQVFILCLFDDIIPDISSHANHT; from the exons ATGTTTAAAAACCCCCTTCTTCCCCTATGGTATCTACTAATACAGTACCTCCAGAAAGCTTCGATTCCCAGTCCGGGAGCTGCACCGAAGAGTAGCGGAAGTGTCTGTGGAACAAGCACCCGAGAAGCTCGTGCCTCTTGCTGGTCCGTGCACATCTTTCTAGAAAGCTTCCCTGACGGCAACCACCTCACAGCTCCCTTCCCCCCACTTCTCTCCATTCCGTTG GGTCTAGTTTACCAGGATTGT ATTATCTGCTTTGCAATCATCCACAAGACCGCTGCAGTAGCT ACCATCGCCAACGAACAAGTGCTCTCCACTCGCCCCGCGATACCCCTCACACGACGACAGGTATTCATTCTGTGCCTGTTCGACGACATAATACCGGATATTTCGAGCCACGCCAATCACACCTAA